The Aulosira sp. FACHB-615 genome has a segment encoding these proteins:
- a CDS encoding transposase family protein, producing MSKKKENKEFSSKRVFVEHRIRSVKIFRVVQDRFRLNPQKYEQVILTICGLVRLRIGALILPTTIAPFSSD from the coding sequence TTGAGCAAAAAAAAAGAAAATAAGGAGTTTTCATCCAAACGAGTATTTGTTGAACACCGAATCCGTTCCGTCAAAATATTTCGAGTTGTTCAAGATAGATTTAGATTAAATCCTCAAAAGTATGAACAAGTAATTTTGACAATTTGTGGACTAGTCAGATTGCGAATTGGAGCGTTAATATTGCCAACAACAATAGCTCCTTTTTCATCAGACTAA
- a CDS encoding transposase family protein, with protein sequence MRERPRDNKEQEEYYSGKASKHTFKSQIIILPNARDIVDVVAGEPGPKSDITLFRENRDNFDPKQKFKGDLGYLGEDLIDTPIKTPRNGKLTIEQKKRK encoded by the coding sequence GTGAGAGAAAGACCTAGAGATAATAAAGAGCAAGAAGAATATTACTCAGGTAAAGCAAGTAAACATACATTTAAAAGTCAGATAATTATCTTGCCTAATGCTAGAGATATTGTTGATGTTGTGGCAGGAGAACCGGGGCCAAAAAGTGATATAACTTTATTCCGAGAAAACCGTGATAACTTTGACCCAAAACAGAAATTTAAGGGAGATTTAGGATATCTAGGAGAAGATTTAATTGACACCCCAATTAAAACACCGAGAAATGGCAAGTTAACAATTGAGCAAAAAAAAAGAAAATAA
- a CDS encoding filamentous hemagglutinin N-terminal domain-containing protein, producing the protein MADKFPFFVVAPLVALGSFFCDAATAQITPDSTLGNENSTIRQETIQGINSDLITGGATRGANLFHSFSEFNIPAGRGAYFANPPAIQNILTRVTGGNPSNILGTLGVLGNANLFLINPNGISFGSTARLDIKGSFVAATADSLTFGNNLEFSATNPQAPPLLNVNIPIGLRFRENTGDIHNTGNLTVGKDLTLQAQNLNLSGIIQAGGNLTLQAQDTVTVRDSVEQPFIAAAGNQLLIQGNESVDIFALNHVNSGLFSSGDLVLRSANTVGGDAHYWGGGNFRIEQLDGSLGNLSSPHDPIIRTTGDVFIGAYQGASLHIIAGGSVTIPGFILITGADPQFGLVENITLSNGQQITIDGRNNPTVDIRAGVNPEFIGVPFFQGSGNDLFFSPTPPPTPPTSAYINVGTIVFSRNPFDSTQKITGDVLLTNQYQPNPNLSSSQNDIIITPSNLSFGFIPNFESTAIDTSSFSSGGKVIIDSKSGIGVVGGINSFAFEQDGKGGDIIFNSVGDTFIINARIDVASSHGGSINIKANNLTLNNSSLLAGIRSELGVENAQAGDIKITVHGNATLTSDSSIQSNVESGGQGNAGNINFTADDSLSLLDGSFISTIVRRSTELSNGTIIPAGEGNSGNITIKASDINLSNVSEEGGFRPGIFTFVDQGARGIAGNIQLEATNNLTLSNSALVRSTLDFNAVGRAGNIEINAGSLSFENNALVISSTFGQGEPNTDLTGNAGNISIKVQGNATLVSDSGIQSNVESGGKGNAGNIDFRADSLSLLDGSFISTIVRRSTEPSNGTIIPAGEGNGGNITIKANDINLSGVSEQGGFSSGIFTFVDQGARGIAGNIQLEATNNLTLSNSAVVRSTLDLNAVGRGGNIEINAGSLSFENNALVISSTFGQGEPNTDFTGNAGNITINVQGNATLVSSGIQSDVDRGGKGNAGNINFTADSIFFRDFSAITSVVRGSITSNGTVVTPGEGNGGNITIKARDITLFGLSEGRQGFRNGISSSVGADARGIGGNIKIEVDNRLTLSNFILIDSILENDATGRAGNIEIQAGLLYLNNNSVISTISLGKGETNSNELTGNAGNITINVQGNATFISSGIETNIGAGGIGTAGNIDFKADSISLLDGGSIRSVVLGELLLANGTIVAPGQGNGGSIRIKANEINIDGFSSQNLSQINASVGIGTTGQAGSIDIESKTLNVKNGAFISAITEGEGDAGNIDITANNQIFISGIFAEVLNMGIGGISTITTNTGEAGDITINTPIFNISNGAGVEAFTQGVGNAGSITINAPQIVDIGQGSRIVVETSGAGNPGDINIRTNTLNIGKDAELSATARATATNRQGGNINLNTSNLNISGRLGIFAETQGISPAGNLTLNPNSINPNLNINFTDNGFISASTTAAGNGGNINISAPEIIDIQGEGRIIVETSGSGNAGRIDITAQTLNLANGVEISASTNGTGDAGDILLTIQDNLNLTNSAIASSTTPNSTGDGGNIIIDPDQVNLNNRAQISVNSQGQGDAGSIFLTANNLTLNNNSTISAATASGEGGNINLNIANLLRLRNNSPITATANGTGNGGNININTTFLVANQDSDITANAFAGRGGNINITTQALFFSPDSQITASSELGVEGVVAINTPEIDPSQGLLNLPETVVDPRTLINQNACQRGRQSEFTITGRGGLPSSPEQFPNSDEVEVGLVTPSEESVTRVTSPLPTAVTSEKIVPAQGWVRNEKGRIILVGYDPSNANIQRQKTNLTACQPR; encoded by the coding sequence ATGGCTGATAAATTCCCGTTTTTTGTAGTAGCTCCTTTAGTTGCTTTGGGTAGTTTTTTTTGTGATGCTGCTACAGCCCAAATCACTCCCGATAGCACATTAGGGAACGAAAATTCCACCATCAGACAAGAAACAATTCAAGGAATTAACAGCGATTTGATTACCGGGGGCGCAACGAGAGGCGCGAACCTATTCCACAGCTTTTCAGAGTTCAATATTCCAGCCGGGAGAGGTGCTTATTTTGCCAATCCTCCAGCAATTCAGAACATCCTCACCCGCGTCACAGGGGGAAACCCTTCTAACATTTTAGGAACATTGGGGGTTTTAGGTAATGCCAACTTATTCTTGATTAATCCTAACGGGATTTCTTTTGGTTCTACTGCCCGATTAGATATTAAAGGTTCGTTTGTCGCCGCTACAGCAGATAGTTTAACATTTGGCAATAACTTGGAGTTTAGCGCCACAAATCCCCAAGCGCCGCCATTGTTAAATGTGAATATTCCCATTGGCTTGAGATTTCGGGAGAATACGGGAGATATTCACAATACTGGTAATTTAACAGTCGGCAAAGATTTAACCCTCCAAGCACAGAATCTCAACTTATCAGGAATAATCCAGGCGGGAGGAAACTTAACTCTCCAAGCCCAAGATACCGTGACAGTAAGGGATAGTGTAGAACAACCCTTCATTGCGGCGGCGGGAAATCAGTTATTAATTCAAGGAAATGAGTCTGTAGATATCTTCGCATTAAATCATGTTAACAGTGGTTTGTTCTCTAGTGGAGATTTGGTGTTGCGATCGGCTAACACCGTAGGCGGAGATGCACATTACTGGGGTGGTGGTAATTTTCGGATTGAGCAATTAGATGGGAGTTTAGGAAATTTATCTAGTCCGCACGATCCTATAATTCGGACAACTGGAGATGTCTTTATTGGTGCTTATCAGGGTGCGTCATTACACATAATTGCCGGGGGAAGTGTAACCATACCAGGATTTATTCTGATCACAGGTGCAGATCCACAATTTGGGTTAGTGGAAAATATCACTTTATCTAATGGACAACAAATCACTATTGATGGGAGAAATAATCCTACAGTAGATATCCGTGCAGGTGTAAATCCAGAATTTATTGGTGTCCCTTTTTTTCAGGGAAGCGGTAATGATTTATTCTTCTCTCCAACTCCTCCGCCTACACCTCCAACCAGCGCATATATTAATGTTGGCACAATTGTATTTAGTAGAAATCCCTTCGACAGCACTCAAAAGATAACCGGAGATGTTTTATTAACCAATCAATATCAACCCAATCCTAATTTATCATCTTCTCAGAATGATATAATCATTACTCCTTCTAATCTCAGTTTTGGCTTTATTCCGAATTTTGAGTCAACAGCTATAGACACTTCTTCTTTTAGTTCTGGTGGTAAAGTAATCATTGATTCAAAATCAGGAATAGGTGTTGTCGGAGGTATTAATTCTTTTGCCTTTGAACAAGATGGCAAAGGTGGGGATATTATATTTAACAGTGTTGGTGATACTTTTATAATAAATGCACGCATTGATGTTGCAAGTAGCCACGGTGGCAGTATCAATATAAAAGCTAATAATTTAACCCTCAATAATAGTTCTTTATTAGCTGGAATTAGATCAGAATTAGGTGTTGAGAATGCACAAGCAGGGGATATCAAAATTACAGTGCATGGGAATGCCACCCTAACATCAGATAGCAGTATTCAAAGCAATGTGGAATCAGGTGGACAAGGAAATGCAGGGAATATTAATTTTACGGCTGATGATTCACTCTCATTACTTGATGGAAGTTTCATTTCAACCATTGTTCGTCGTTCTACTGAACTAAGCAACGGTACTATTATCCCCGCAGGAGAAGGCAATAGCGGAAACATAACTATCAAAGCCAGTGATATAAATTTGTCCAATGTTTCTGAGGAAGGAGGTTTTCGTCCAGGAATTTTCACCTTTGTGGATCAAGGTGCAAGAGGGATAGCAGGGAATATTCAGTTGGAAGCGACTAATAACTTGACTCTGAGTAATTCGGCTTTAGTCCGTAGCACATTGGATTTCAACGCCGTTGGTAGAGCAGGTAATATCGAGATTAATGCAGGTTCACTTTCTTTTGAGAATAACGCCCTAGTGATATCTAGTACATTTGGACAAGGAGAGCCAAATACTGATTTGACGGGGAATGCTGGTAACATCAGCATCAAAGTTCAGGGGAATGCCACCCTAGTATCGGATAGTGGTATTCAAAGCAATGTGGAATCAGGTGGAAAAGGTAACGCTGGTAATATTGATTTTAGGGCTGATTCACTCTCATTACTTGATGGAAGCTTCATTTCAACCATTGTTCGTCGTTCTACTGAACCAAGCAACGGTACGATTATCCCGGCAGGAGAAGGTAATGGCGGAAACATAACGATCAAAGCCAATGATATAAATTTGTCCGGTGTTTCTGAGCAAGGAGGTTTTAGTTCGGGAATTTTCACCTTCGTTGATCAAGGTGCAAGAGGGATAGCAGGGAATATTCAGTTAGAAGCGACTAATAACTTGACTTTGAGTAATTCAGCTGTAGTCCGTAGCACATTGGATTTGAATGCCGTTGGTAGAGGCGGTAATATCGAGATTAATGCAGGTTCACTTTCTTTTGAAAATAACGCCCTAGTGATATCTAGTACATTTGGACAAGGAGAGCCAAATACTGATTTCACTGGAAATGCTGGTAACATCACGATTAATGTACAAGGAAATGCAACTTTAGTTAGTAGTGGTATTCAGAGCGACGTAGATAGAGGAGGAAAAGGTAACGCAGGTAATATTAATTTTACGGCTGATTCTATTTTTTTTAGGGATTTTAGTGCAATTACTAGTGTTGTGAGAGGATCCATAACATCTAATGGCACAGTTGTTACACCCGGTGAAGGAAATGGGGGAAATATTACAATTAAAGCTCGTGATATAACTTTGTTTGGTCTTTCTGAAGGACGACAGGGCTTTCGCAATGGTATTTCATCTAGTGTTGGTGCAGATGCAAGGGGAATAGGCGGAAATATAAAAATTGAAGTAGACAATCGTCTCACACTCAGTAATTTTATTTTGATTGATAGTATTTTAGAAAATGATGCTACTGGACGAGCAGGTAATATTGAAATTCAAGCAGGTTTGCTCTATTTAAATAATAATTCTGTAATATCGACAATTAGTCTGGGGAAAGGAGAAACAAATAGCAATGAATTAACAGGAAATGCAGGTAATATAACAATTAATGTGCAAGGAAATGCAACTTTCATTAGTAGTGGTATCGAGACTAATATTGGAGCAGGAGGTATAGGAACCGCTGGAAATATTGATTTTAAAGCAGATTCTATTTCTTTACTAGATGGTGGTTCAATTAGGAGCGTGGTATTGGGAGAACTTCTATTAGCTAATGGTACGATTGTTGCTCCCGGACAAGGAAATGGAGGCAGTATAAGAATCAAAGCGAATGAAATTAATATTGACGGGTTTTCCTCTCAAAACCTTTCACAAATTAATGCTTCTGTAGGAATAGGTACAACAGGACAAGCTGGAAGTATTGATATTGAAAGTAAGACTTTAAATGTTAAAAATGGAGCTTTTATTAGCGCAATAACGGAAGGAGAAGGAGATGCAGGTAATATTGACATCACTGCTAACAATCAAATATTCATTTCAGGAATTTTTGCTGAGGTTTTAAATATGGGTATAGGTGGAATATCAACAATTACAACCAATACTGGAGAAGCGGGTGATATTACCATAAATACGCCCATATTTAATATCTCAAATGGTGCTGGAGTTGAAGCCTTTACGCAAGGAGTAGGTAACGCTGGCAGTATTACTATTAACGCACCTCAAATAGTTGATATTGGTCAAGGTAGTAGAATAGTCGTGGAAACTTCTGGTGCAGGAAACCCTGGAGATATTAATATTAGGACAAATACTTTGAATATTGGCAAAGATGCTGAACTGAGTGCTACCGCTAGAGCAACCGCTACTAATCGTCAAGGCGGTAATATCAATCTCAACACATCCAACCTGAATATATCAGGAAGGCTTGGCATTTTTGCAGAAACTCAAGGGATATCACCCGCAGGTAATCTTACCCTAAATCCCAACAGCATTAATCCCAACCTGAATATCAACTTTACCGACAACGGTTTTATCTCTGCATCCACAACAGCAGCAGGAAACGGCGGAAATATTAACATCAGCGCCCCTGAAATCATTGATATTCAGGGAGAGGGTAGAATCATCGTTGAAACTTCAGGTAGTGGCAATGCAGGAAGGATTGATATTACCGCCCAAACCTTAAATTTAGCCAATGGTGTAGAAATCTCCGCTTCAACCAACGGAACAGGTGATGCGGGAGATATTTTGTTGACTATACAAGACAATCTGAATTTAACCAATAGCGCGATCGCCTCCAGTACCACGCCCAACTCTACAGGCGACGGTGGTAACATTATTATCGACCCCGACCAAGTTAACCTTAACAACCGCGCCCAAATCAGTGTCAACAGCCAAGGACAGGGAGACGCAGGTAGCATCTTCTTAACCGCAAATAACCTTACCCTCAACAACAATTCCACAATCTCCGCCGCTACAGCCAGTGGTGAAGGCGGTAACATCAACCTCAATATTGCCAATCTCTTGCGCCTGCGGAATAATAGCCCCATCACCGCCACCGCCAACGGCACAGGCAATGGTGGTAACATCAACATCAACACAACTTTCTTAGTTGCCAATCAAGATAGTGACATCACCGCCAATGCCTTTGCAGGTAGGGGAGGTAATATTAATATCACCACTCAAGCACTATTCTTTTCGCCTGATAGTCAAATTACCGCCAGTTCTGAACTTGGTGTTGAGGGAGTTGTAGCCATTAATACCCCTGAAATTGATCCCAGTCAAGGTTTACTCAACTTACCAGAAACCGTTGTTGATCCCAGAACTCTCATCAACCAAAATGCTTGTCAGCGAGGACGACAAAGCGAGTTTACCATCACCGGAAGGGGAGGATTGCCTTCCAGTCCTGAACAATTCCCAAATAGCGATGAAGTGGAAGTTGGTTTAGTCACCCCAAGCGAAGAATCTGTAACCCGTGTGACTTCTCCGTTACCAACTGCTGTGACTTCTGAAAAAATTGTGCCAGCCCAGGGATGGGTACGTAACGAAAAAGGTAGGATTATTCTGGTTGGCTATGATCCTAGTAATGCAAACATTCAGCGTCAAAAAACGAATTTAACTGCTTGTCAACCGCGATAA
- a CDS encoding ShlB/FhaC/HecB family hemolysin secretion/activation protein yields the protein MRDGLILLLLSINLFGIGAKVAAHTTSEIVIDGRLAQVPNPIIPRQPEQPSPQPPSPSPEIPLQLPPSFTPTPSISPDIPGTIIVKEFIFEGNTAFSDSQLAEVTKDFRDKPISFAQLLQAEALINKKYTDAGYINSGAVIPENQDLSPEAALVKIQIIEGSLEDIVVTGTGRLQPEYIRSRLAIATQRPLNQKKLLEALQLLQLNPLIKRISAELSAGARPELSLLKVTVQEADSFDIKAIINNGRVPSIGSFERGVQIQERNLLGFGDGLELTYRNTDGSNAVDIGYTIPFNPRNGTIKLGGGFSQTTVIEPPFDVLDITGDFNYYELSVRQPVLESPTQELALGLTLSLQRSQTRLLGENFPLSLGATDNGETNVTVLRFFQDWTQRNNRELFAVRSQFSLGIGALGATLNAEPPDGRFFSWRGQGQYVRLLAPNTLWVVRSDLQFASRATFPIEQFALGGLDSVRGYRQNFLLTDNAIFASTEVRLPVWRIPEVQGLLQVAPFIDFGTGWNSSNFVNPEPNTLVGAGFGLVWTMGDRLNARFDWGIPLVAVDVNRRTLNENGLYFSLDYNF from the coding sequence ATGCGGGATGGCTTAATTTTACTCCTACTGAGTATTAATTTATTCGGGATAGGCGCAAAAGTGGCAGCGCACACAACATCAGAAATAGTTATAGACGGACGATTAGCCCAAGTTCCTAACCCAATTATCCCCAGACAACCGGAACAACCATCTCCTCAGCCTCCATCCCCAAGCCCTGAAATTCCCCTCCAATTACCGCCATCGTTCACGCCAACTCCATCAATCTCTCCAGATATTCCCGGAACAATCATCGTCAAGGAATTTATATTTGAAGGTAATACTGCTTTTAGTGACTCACAATTAGCCGAAGTCACTAAGGATTTTAGAGATAAACCAATATCTTTCGCTCAACTGCTTCAAGCAGAAGCTCTAATCAACAAAAAATATACAGATGCAGGTTATATCAATTCGGGAGCAGTAATTCCTGAAAATCAAGACTTGTCCCCAGAAGCCGCGTTGGTGAAGATTCAGATTATTGAAGGGAGTCTGGAAGATATTGTTGTTACAGGAACAGGGCGTTTACAACCTGAATATATCCGCAGTCGGTTAGCGATCGCTACTCAACGTCCTTTAAATCAAAAAAAACTCCTCGAAGCTCTACAACTCTTACAACTCAACCCCCTAATTAAACGCATTTCCGCAGAATTATCGGCGGGTGCGCGTCCAGAGTTAAGTTTGCTCAAAGTCACGGTTCAAGAAGCGGATTCTTTCGACATTAAAGCCATAATTAATAATGGCCGTGTCCCTTCCATTGGGAGTTTTGAACGAGGTGTACAGATTCAGGAAAGAAACTTACTCGGTTTTGGGGATGGACTGGAGTTAACTTATAGAAATACTGATGGTAGCAATGCGGTGGATATTGGCTACACTATTCCCTTTAATCCCCGCAATGGCACAATTAAACTAGGGGGAGGATTTAGTCAAACTACGGTAATTGAACCACCTTTTGATGTTTTAGATATTACAGGTGACTTTAACTATTATGAACTGAGTGTACGTCAACCTGTCTTGGAATCTCCTACCCAAGAATTAGCATTAGGTTTAACCCTGTCTCTACAACGGAGTCAAACAAGGTTGCTGGGAGAAAACTTCCCTTTATCTTTGGGCGCAACCGATAACGGCGAAACAAACGTCACAGTGCTGCGATTTTTTCAAGACTGGACGCAACGCAATAATCGAGAATTATTTGCTGTGCGATCGCAATTTAGTCTGGGTATCGGGGCTTTAGGTGCAACCCTAAATGCAGAACCACCAGATGGGCGTTTTTTCTCTTGGCGGGGACAAGGACAATATGTGCGTTTACTAGCACCCAATACTCTGTGGGTAGTTCGCTCTGATTTGCAGTTTGCTTCTAGAGCCACCTTTCCTATAGAACAGTTTGCGTTAGGTGGGTTAGATAGCGTGCGGGGATATCGCCAAAATTTCTTGCTGACTGATAATGCTATTTTTGCCTCTACGGAAGTACGTTTACCAGTTTGGCGAATTCCTGAAGTACAGGGATTGTTACAGGTAGCGCCGTTTATTGATTTTGGTACGGGTTGGAATAGCTCTAATTTTGTTAATCCTGAGCCGAATACTTTGGTGGGGGCTGGTTTTGGTTTAGTGTGGACAATGGGCGATCGCTTGAATGCACGTTTCGATTGGGGGATTCCTTTGGTAGCCGTGGATGTTAACAGGCGAACATTGAATGAGAATGGTTTGTATTTTAGCCTCGATTATAATTTTTAA
- a CDS encoding transposase family protein, which translates to MSDILNHIEENPKETKRLIGIEYEQLQKLIQNAEQLHHEKQALLESKKVRIITGGGGRKPKLSIKKQIILTLVYLRHMTTFQLLGIQFGVSESTANDTFNYWLPLLRELLPSSLIEQVKKKNLTIK; encoded by the coding sequence ATGAGTGACATACTGAATCACATTGAGGAGAATCCGAAAGAAACAAAGCGGTTAATTGGTATAGAGTATGAACAGTTACAAAAATTAATCCAAAATGCGGAGCAGTTACACCATGAGAAACAAGCGTTGTTAGAATCCAAGAAAGTTAGAATTATTACTGGTGGTGGAGGTCGTAAACCAAAACTATCTATCAAAAAACAAATAATTTTAACCTTAGTATATCTCAGGCATATGACAACCTTTCAACTTTTGGGTATCCAGTTTGGAGTCAGCGAGTCTACAGCAAATGATACATTTAACTATTGGTTGCCACTCTTGAGAGAATTGTTGCCATCCAGTTTAATTGAACAAGTAAAAAAAAAGAATCTGACTATCAAGTAG